One window of the Methanobacteriaceae archaeon genome contains the following:
- a CDS encoding 50S ribosomal protein L14, translating into MKAITSNVSKSLPIGARLNCVDNTGAREVEIISVKGYKGVRRRLATAGVGDMVVISVKKGTVDMRREVTTAVVVRQKKEFRRADGLRVKFEDNAAVIVSPEGVLKGSEIRGPVAKEAADRWPSVGSAASIIV; encoded by the coding sequence ATGAAAGCCATCACATCAAACGTTAGCAAATCACTACCCATCGGAGCCCGCCTGAACTGTGTGGATAACACCGGAGCACGTGAAGTGGAAATAATATCCGTCAAAGGATACAAAGGTGTTCGCAGACGACTGGCAACTGCGGGTGTAGGTGACATGGTTGTAATCTCAGTTAAAAAAGGAACTGTTGACATGCGCCGTGAAGTCACCACTGCAGTGGTGGTCAGACAGAAAAAGGAATTCCGCCGAGCCGATGGATTAAGAGTAAAATTTGAGGACAATGCTGCAGTCATAGTGAGTCCAGAAGGAGTGCTGAAAGGTTCTGAAATCAGAGGACCTGTGGCCAAGGAAGCCGCAGACCGATGGCCTTCAGTAGGAAGCGCTGCCAGCATTATTGTGTAG
- a CDS encoding 50S ribosomal protein L22, which yields MAKMKYAYEGTGKVAKASGRSLKISPKHSVEICREIRGMYLDEAKEYLEDVIQMKRAVPFKRHNKKVGHRRGLKGWPTGRYPQKAASQILDVLENAEANAEYQGMDTEDLKIIHISSHRGFIIRGYIPRAFGRATPFNTPTTHIQVVLGEAESA from the coding sequence ATGGCAAAAATGAAATACGCTTATGAAGGAACGGGAAAAGTAGCCAAAGCATCTGGAAGATCCCTCAAAATATCCCCCAAACATTCAGTGGAGATATGCAGAGAAATCCGGGGCATGTACCTTGATGAAGCCAAGGAATACTTGGAAGATGTAATCCAGATGAAAAGGGCAGTACCATTCAAAAGACACAACAAGAAAGTAGGGCACCGGCGAGGACTTAAAGGATGGCCTACAGGACGATACCCTCAAAAGGCAGCCAGTCAGATTCTAGATGTTCTGGAAAATGCTGAAGCCAATGCTGAATATCAGGGTATGGACACCGAAGATTTGAAAATAATACACATATCCAGTCACCGGGGATTCATCATAAGAGGATACATCCCCCGAGCATTCGGAAGAGCAACACCATTTAACACCCCTACCACACATATTCAGGTAGTTCTAGGGGAGGCAGAGAGCGCATGA
- a CDS encoding 30S ribosomal protein S17, whose translation MVGIEVTEPKEKCEDPNCPFHGTLPVRGQILEGIVTSDKAERTITVERSFYKFIRKYERYEKRKSRINAHKPDCIHVNIGDAVKIAECRPLSKTKHFVVVEVKGDQK comes from the coding sequence ATGGTTGGTATAGAAGTTACCGAACCCAAAGAAAAATGTGAAGATCCTAACTGTCCCTTCCATGGGACCCTGCCAGTACGGGGCCAGATCCTGGAAGGAATAGTCACCAGTGACAAGGCAGAACGGACCATCACAGTTGAAAGGAGTTTTTACAAGTTCATACGCAAATACGAACGATACGAAAAAAGAAAATCAAGAATCAACGCCCATAAACCAGACTGTATTCATGTGAATATTGGTGATGCAGTCAAAATCGCGGAGTGCAGACCCCTTTCCAAGACCAAGCACTTCGTAGTGGTGGAGGTTAAAGGGGATCAAAAATGA
- a CDS encoding ribonuclease P protein component 1, with protein sequence MITPQNIMRHELVGLQIKIIHSSHGDLEGLSGRVVNETKKTLTIEDGEGNEKIIPKGSSTFHFTLPEGITVEIEGKIIISRPEDRIKKRFRKYW encoded by the coding sequence ATGATCACTCCTCAAAATATTATGAGACATGAACTAGTGGGGCTGCAAATAAAAATCATTCACAGTTCCCATGGGGATTTAGAGGGATTAAGTGGACGCGTGGTGAATGAAACCAAAAAAACCCTCACCATAGAAGATGGTGAAGGCAATGAAAAAATCATACCCAAAGGAAGCAGCACATTCCATTTCACACTTCCAGAGGGAATCACAGTAGAAATAGAAGGCAAGATAATAATTTCTCGCCCTGAAGATAGGATAAAAAAGAGATTTAGGAAATATTGGTGA
- the rpmC gene encoding 50S ribosomal protein L29, whose protein sequence is MVILRSKEIREMEMEEIQKKLDELQVEYANNISKSAAAGIYENPGKIKELKRTIARVKTIINEKNKEN, encoded by the coding sequence ATGGTTATATTAAGGAGTAAAGAGATCCGTGAAATGGAAATGGAGGAAATCCAGAAAAAACTGGATGAACTTCAGGTAGAATATGCCAACAATATTTCCAAGAGTGCTGCCGCGGGAATCTACGAAAACCCAGGGAAGATCAAGGAACTTAAAAGGACCATTGCACGGGTCAAAACCATAATTAACGAAAAAAATAAGGAGAACTAA
- the yciH gene encoding stress response translation initiation inhibitor YciH: MKVCDVCGLPEELCVCEEIAREIQSVKVYTVRRRFGKLMTIVEGIDEHDIDIRELTKELKNKCACGGTAKKGQIELQGDHKRRVKEVLSDMGFSSDDIQVR, translated from the coding sequence ATGAAAGTCTGCGATGTTTGTGGTCTACCAGAGGAACTCTGTGTCTGTGAAGAAATAGCTCGAGAGATACAGAGTGTAAAAGTCTATACGGTGAGAAGAAGATTCGGGAAACTGATGACAATCGTGGAGGGAATTGATGAACACGACATTGACATCAGGGAACTCACCAAGGAACTGAAAAACAAATGTGCATGCGGTGGAACGGCCAAAAAAGGCCAAATTGAACTGCAAGGAGACCATAAAAGGAGAGTCAAAGAAGTTCTGTCCGATATGGGCTTTTCTTCAGATGACATCCAAGTTCGTTAG